A single Filimonas effusa DNA region contains:
- a CDS encoding shikimate kinase → MKFFLLGMMGTGKSFWAKKMAKKNKSGAYDLDHLIESLEDRTISELFAEEGEAWFRQAEAKLLRWFGEKKSFVLATGGGTPCFNENMEWMNKHGITIWIDSPIELMVQRLIPEKDHRPLIRELSDAQLADFLTAKLAERTPFYQKATYHLKGDDVNEKNLMNIIKKHA, encoded by the coding sequence ATGAAGTTTTTTCTGCTGGGTATGATGGGTACTGGTAAAAGCTTTTGGGCGAAAAAGATGGCCAAAAAGAACAAATCCGGAGCCTACGACCTGGACCACCTGATAGAATCCCTGGAAGACAGGACTATCTCCGAATTGTTTGCCGAAGAAGGTGAAGCCTGGTTCCGACAGGCGGAAGCCAAATTATTACGCTGGTTTGGCGAAAAAAAGAGTTTCGTGCTCGCTACAGGAGGCGGTACTCCCTGTTTTAATGAGAACATGGAATGGATGAATAAACACGGGATCACCATCTGGATCGATTCGCCCATAGAACTGATGGTACAACGCCTCATCCCCGAAAAAGACCACCGACCCCTCATCCGTGAACTGAGCGATGCCCAGCTGGCCGATTTCTTAACCGCAAAACTGGCCGAAAGAACCCCCTTTTACCAAAAGGCAACTTATCACCTCAAAGGCGACGACGTCAACGAAAAGAATTTGATGAACATAATAAAGAAACATGCATAA
- a CDS encoding AraC family transcriptional regulator has product MENLSKKDVIAQYDFFRTKYGDELLIDLIWLEDLDKYIKTSPLQRLSYYDITIIIDGCGTLSINGCKQQLKQGYIFFSSPGQIREWDTAVAPKGYALIFEDEFLHTFFNDAQFTRQLSYFQPGAVSPVLELVSEDLLKLTTLLKDIKAEIPVSGNADKHMLRALLYQALIFLNRKFVETFPLCMKRLNNRYIERFTQLADVHFIEERSVAYYARELHITSGYLNNLVKECYAVSVKKYILDRTITEAKRLLLYTHMGIDEIAAHLHYENTTYFVRSFRAHTQLTPLAFRERKLP; this is encoded by the coding sequence TTGGAAAACCTTAGTAAAAAAGACGTTATTGCCCAGTACGACTTTTTCAGAACGAAGTATGGAGATGAGCTATTGATTGACCTGATCTGGCTTGAAGACCTGGACAAATACATTAAGACATCACCGCTACAACGCTTGTCGTATTACGACATCACTATTATCATTGACGGCTGCGGCACACTTTCTATCAACGGTTGCAAGCAACAACTGAAACAGGGGTATATCTTCTTTTCTTCGCCGGGACAGATACGTGAATGGGATACCGCCGTAGCGCCTAAAGGATATGCTCTTATTTTCGAAGACGAGTTTTTGCACACGTTCTTCAATGATGCGCAGTTCACCCGGCAGCTTTCCTATTTTCAGCCTGGCGCAGTTTCTCCTGTATTGGAATTAGTTTCTGAAGATCTGTTAAAGCTGACAACGTTGCTAAAAGATATTAAAGCAGAAATACCTGTTTCCGGGAATGCCGACAAACATATGTTGCGGGCTCTATTATACCAGGCTCTTATTTTCCTGAACAGGAAATTCGTGGAGACTTTTCCATTATGCATGAAGCGGCTAAACAACAGATATATAGAACGGTTCACTCAATTAGCAGACGTTCATTTCATCGAGGAAAGATCTGTGGCCTATTACGCACGCGAGCTGCACATTACCAGTGGCTATCTGAATAACCTTGTAAAAGAATGCTATGCAGTCAGTGTCAAAAAATATATTTTGGACAGGACTATAACGGAAGCCAAAAGGCTTTTGCTGTATACGCATATGGGCATTGACGAGATAGCAGCGCATCTGCATTATGAGAATACAACTTATTTTGTAAGATCATTCAGAGCGCATACCCAGCTTACACCATTAGCATTCCGAGAGCGAAAACTCCCCTGA
- a CDS encoding YybH family protein, producing MKMSYSQEKVPGVADTIIAMEKAALEKWNHGDPSGYLDISAKDVTYFDPFLESRLDGLDKLQKYYEPMKGQVQVTRYEMLHPQVTATSEMAVLTFDLTSYEGEKVHKWHCSEVYRLEADKHWKIVQTHWSPRK from the coding sequence ATGAAAATGAGTTATTCGCAGGAAAAAGTTCCGGGCGTTGCAGACACTATCATAGCCATGGAAAAGGCGGCTCTTGAGAAATGGAATCACGGAGATCCATCGGGATATCTTGACATTTCAGCAAAGGATGTTACTTATTTCGATCCTTTTCTTGAATCGCGTCTTGACGGGCTTGATAAGCTGCAAAAATATTATGAGCCAATGAAAGGTCAGGTACAGGTAACACGATATGAAATGCTGCACCCACAGGTTACGGCAACAAGTGAAATGGCTGTATTAACATTTGACCTAACCTCTTATGAAGGAGAGAAAGTGCATAAGTGGCATTGCAGCGAGGTGTACAGGCTTGAAGCTGATAAACATTGGAAGATTGTTCAGACGCACTGGTCGCCGCGTAAATAG
- a CDS encoding STAS domain-containing protein: MQVKIDTKEKFTVVTPEEPVLSDNLAASFSQLLLPYLQKDIKNIVLNLKHTEKMELNVATELVNLQQKFYENSTSFVICEIPAAVEAALEELALLELLNTTPTESEAWDIVQMEEIERELLDDDEPLFR; encoded by the coding sequence ATGCAGGTCAAAATTGATACCAAGGAAAAATTTACTGTTGTGACACCGGAGGAACCTGTATTATCTGACAATTTAGCAGCGTCCTTCAGTCAATTACTGCTACCCTACCTGCAAAAAGACATAAAAAACATTGTTCTCAACCTGAAACACACAGAAAAGATGGAACTGAATGTTGCGACAGAATTGGTAAACCTGCAACAAAAGTTCTACGAAAACAGCACTTCTTTCGTGATATGCGAGATACCGGCAGCTGTTGAGGCTGCCCTGGAAGAGCTGGCTCTACTTGAGTTACTGAACACCACGCCTACGGAAAGTGAGGCATGGGATATTGTTCAGATGGAAGAAATAGAGCGTGAGTTACTGGACGATGATGAACCGTTGTTCCGATAG
- a CDS encoding DUF423 domain-containing protein — translation MHKGYLRLAVLLGALAVILGAFGAHGLKKIAPENAVAIFETGVRYQFYHVFAIALTAILWKEFPNKWIERAGVVFLIGIILFSGSIYTLTWLISANITGARWIGPLTPTGGIFLIAGWLCLAMGIKAETKKPGSPQV, via the coding sequence ATGCATAAAGGATACCTCAGACTGGCAGTGTTGCTGGGAGCGCTGGCCGTAATACTCGGCGCGTTCGGCGCACACGGATTGAAAAAAATAGCACCGGAAAACGCAGTTGCGATCTTCGAAACAGGGGTGCGTTACCAGTTTTACCATGTATTCGCGATCGCGCTCACAGCCATTTTGTGGAAAGAGTTCCCGAATAAGTGGATCGAAAGGGCCGGTGTGGTGTTTCTCATAGGTATCATTCTCTTCAGTGGCTCCATCTATACGCTCACATGGCTTATCAGCGCTAACATTACCGGTGCACGCTGGATAGGCCCGCTGACGCCTACAGGAGGTATCTTCCTCATCGCAGGCTGGCTTTGCCTGGCCATGGGCATAAAAGCAGAAACAAAGAAACCCGGGTCCCCCCAGGTTTAA
- a CDS encoding acyl-CoA dehydrogenase family protein: MNAAHTDLFQSPDYFQVDDLLSEEHLAIRDAIRAFVKKEISPIIEDYAQRAAFPEHLVPLLGQMGCFGPTIPASYGGGGLDYISYGLMMQELERGDSGIRSTASVQGSLVMYPIMAYGSEEQKQKLLPRLASGEWLGCFGLTEPDHGSNPAGMLTRFTDAGDHVILNGAKMWISNAPYARLAVIWAKDDNGEVRGLIVERGMEGFSTPTTHGKWSLRASATGELVFDNVKVPKENILPGVKGMKGPLGCLTKARYGIAWGALGAAMDCYDTALRYSKERIQFDKPIGAFQLQQKKLAEMITEITKAQLLVWRLGVLMNEGKATPTQVSMAKRNSCEIAANIARNARQMLGGMGITGEYSIMRHMMNLESVITYEGTHDIHLLITGMDVTGFNAFK; the protein is encoded by the coding sequence ATGAACGCTGCCCATACCGATCTCTTCCAGTCTCCCGACTATTTCCAGGTCGATGACCTGCTCTCCGAAGAACATCTCGCTATTCGCGACGCTATCCGCGCCTTCGTTAAAAAAGAAATTTCGCCCATTATAGAAGACTACGCCCAGCGCGCAGCATTCCCCGAACACCTGGTTCCCTTACTCGGACAAATGGGCTGTTTCGGCCCCACTATCCCGGCCAGCTATGGCGGGGGAGGACTCGACTATATCAGCTACGGCCTCATGATGCAGGAACTGGAACGTGGCGACAGTGGCATACGCTCCACCGCCAGCGTACAGGGCTCACTCGTAATGTACCCCATCATGGCCTATGGCAGCGAAGAACAAAAACAGAAATTGCTGCCTCGTCTGGCCTCAGGCGAATGGCTGGGCTGTTTCGGTCTCACTGAGCCCGATCACGGCAGCAACCCCGCAGGTATGTTAACCCGCTTTACCGATGCCGGTGATCACGTCATCCTCAACGGAGCCAAAATGTGGATCAGCAATGCTCCCTACGCCCGCCTTGCCGTCATATGGGCGAAAGACGACAATGGTGAAGTCAGGGGCCTCATTGTAGAACGTGGTATGGAAGGCTTTTCAACACCCACTACCCACGGCAAATGGAGCCTCCGGGCCAGCGCTACCGGCGAACTGGTATTCGATAATGTGAAAGTGCCGAAAGAAAATATCCTGCCCGGCGTAAAAGGCATGAAAGGACCGCTCGGCTGTCTTACAAAAGCACGCTACGGCATCGCCTGGGGCGCACTTGGCGCCGCTATGGATTGCTACGACACTGCCCTGCGTTACAGTAAAGAACGCATCCAGTTCGATAAACCCATAGGTGCCTTCCAGCTGCAGCAGAAAAAGCTGGCTGAAATGATCACGGAGATCACGAAAGCACAACTGCTCGTATGGCGCCTCGGTGTACTCATGAACGAAGGAAAAGCAACGCCCACTCAGGTAAGTATGGCCAAGAGAAACAGCTGTGAAATAGCTGCAAATATTGCCCGTAATGCTCGCCAAATGCTCGGCGGCATGGGCATCACAGGTGAATACAGCATCATGAGGCACATGATGAACCTCGAAAGTGTCATCACTTACGAAGGCACGCACGATATCCACCTGCTCATTACAGGCATGGACGTCACCGGCTTCAACGCATTCAAATAA
- a CDS encoding response regulator transcription factor, which yields MITDTQQPLLISNTLTAREIEILKFLAQGYTSKRISEACEISVLTVQTHRRNMLKKMQLLNSHQLIGHAYREGVLQ from the coding sequence ATGATAACCGATACCCAACAACCTTTACTGATCAGTAATACCCTTACTGCGCGCGAAATAGAGATCTTAAAGTTCCTGGCGCAAGGATACACCAGCAAAAGAATCAGCGAAGCCTGCGAGATCAGTGTACTAACCGTACAAACTCACCGTCGTAACATGTTGAAAAAGATGCAATTACTAAATTCGCACCAGTTGATAGGGCATGCTTACCGGGAGGGCGTATTGCAATAG
- a CDS encoding SdpI family protein, whose product MSKDLAIITVFNIVAVVFYCFPPKKINHLYGYRTIAAMSSPETFIMANKYASRCLLLAAIINTILVLLLLLANLLFYPFSVFTTLAALVITIVSTEKKISKYRSEHPQNNQ is encoded by the coding sequence ATGTCAAAAGATCTCGCCATCATAACAGTATTCAATATAGTAGCAGTTGTCTTCTATTGCTTCCCGCCAAAGAAAATCAATCATTTGTATGGCTATAGAACAATAGCTGCCATGTCTTCTCCGGAAACATTTATAATGGCCAATAAATATGCCTCCAGGTGTCTGCTTCTGGCTGCGATAATAAATACAATACTGGTACTGTTGCTCCTGTTAGCCAACCTGTTGTTTTATCCCTTTTCAGTCTTTACTACATTGGCTGCGCTCGTTATAACCATTGTCTCTACCGAAAAAAAGATCAGTAAATACCGTTCTGAACATCCGCAGAACAACCAGTAA
- a CDS encoding glycoside hydrolase family 28 protein, whose product MCNNEGYYSSTCWPKLHYCVFLFFLLFSGITATAFAQVDQHAKWMDSVPKLGQVGALYLPDTIAPVHAPFKMIQFEKYVYPDYSITISFLGAKEKIKATSIIQQAIDEVSKHGGGTVVIPKGKWFTGRLILKSNVNLHIAKGAELAFSGEVEDYRPAVFTRNEGIELMSLGACIYANGQENIAITGKGKLIGPDKHGSVLKQVMDTVPIENYVSYETPVEKRVFEGYNGSNIFLPMFISPTNCKNVLIEGVSLENTAFWNIVPVYCDKVIIRGVTVNSVGIPRGDGIDIESSSNVLIEYCTLSCGDDCFTIKSGRGEDGLRVNRPSENIVVRYSLAREGHGGITCGSETAAMIRNLYVHDCVFDNTGVGVRFKTRRPRGGGGEHLYYERIRMKLHRMAFDWDMLGSTQHVGELAERLPARKINALTPAYGNIVARDIIIEKSSHFVRVNAIPERPLYNVLLENVVSYSDMLFSAVDVKGFTVRNAVIYSKDPAISVLDSKELLFSQVQFVVPGKEVEVKASGNSGNIWFRGCSPVKHDGKVQVK is encoded by the coding sequence ATGTGCAACAACGAGGGTTATTATAGTTCTACCTGCTGGCCTAAACTGCATTATTGTGTTTTCCTTTTCTTTTTATTATTCAGCGGCATCACTGCTACCGCCTTTGCGCAGGTTGACCAACACGCGAAATGGATGGATTCTGTTCCCAAACTGGGACAGGTTGGTGCTTTATATCTGCCCGATACTATTGCTCCTGTTCATGCGCCGTTTAAGATGATACAATTCGAAAAATATGTTTACCCGGATTATTCGATTACTATTTCGTTCCTTGGGGCTAAGGAAAAGATAAAAGCAACCTCCATTATTCAACAGGCTATTGATGAAGTCAGCAAACATGGCGGCGGCACTGTAGTTATTCCGAAAGGAAAATGGTTTACAGGCAGATTAATACTCAAGAGTAATGTCAATCTTCATATAGCAAAGGGAGCGGAACTGGCTTTTAGCGGAGAAGTGGAGGATTACCGTCCAGCAGTATTTACGCGTAATGAAGGGATAGAATTGATGTCGCTGGGCGCCTGCATTTATGCCAATGGGCAGGAGAATATAGCAATAACAGGTAAAGGCAAACTGATCGGGCCTGATAAGCATGGGTCGGTACTGAAGCAAGTGATGGATACTGTGCCTATCGAGAACTATGTTTCTTATGAAACACCTGTTGAGAAAAGGGTGTTTGAAGGATATAATGGAAGCAATATCTTCCTGCCGATGTTTATTTCTCCTACCAACTGTAAGAATGTATTGATTGAAGGAGTTTCACTCGAGAATACCGCCTTCTGGAATATTGTTCCGGTGTATTGCGACAAAGTGATCATACGCGGCGTGACTGTCAATTCAGTGGGCATACCGAGGGGTGACGGGATTGATATTGAATCATCCAGTAATGTGCTGATAGAGTATTGTACATTGAGTTGCGGGGATGATTGTTTTACTATCAAGTCGGGACGCGGGGAGGACGGGCTTCGTGTTAACCGTCCTTCAGAGAATATTGTTGTACGGTATTCTCTTGCGCGGGAAGGTCATGGTGGCATTACGTGCGGCAGTGAAACTGCGGCCATGATCCGGAACTTGTATGTTCATGATTGTGTGTTTGACAATACGGGTGTGGGTGTACGTTTTAAGACACGCCGGCCCAGAGGTGGTGGCGGTGAACACCTTTACTACGAACGGATAAGAATGAAGTTGCATAGAATGGCTTTTGACTGGGATATGCTGGGAAGCACGCAGCATGTAGGTGAGCTTGCGGAGAGATTACCGGCAAGGAAGATCAATGCCTTGACGCCGGCGTATGGGAACATTGTGGCGCGAGATATTATTATTGAGAAATCGAGTCATTTTGTGCGGGTGAATGCTATTCCGGAAAGGCCTTTGTACAATGTGTTGCTGGAGAATGTGGTTAGTTATTCGGATATGCTGTTTTCGGCTGTGGATGTTAAGGGGTTTACGGTTCGGAATGCCGTGATTTATTCGAAGGATCCGGCAATAAGCGTGTTGGATAGTAAGGAGCTTCTTTTTTCACAGGTGCAGTTTGTTGTGCCGGGTAAGGAGGTGGAGGTGAAAGCAAGCGGGAACTCTGGGAATATTTGGTTTAGGGGATGTTCACCGGTGAAACATGATGGGAAGGTGCAGGTGAAATAA